Proteins encoded together in one Penaeus vannamei isolate JL-2024 chromosome 41, ASM4276789v1, whole genome shotgun sequence window:
- the LOC113821538 gene encoding uncharacterized protein isoform X4: MGNSGSSSKIKVQPQKRGVPSSKEELEEWMAAENFSRLPAPRGQEAFFKFLRGGSYDERVDIIDVPVTAYGMDNAARGYQFWLKTEGVNLKSLFETYIVEEDTKLDEATEPYGELEKKKEKAGEVDDYVKVLKAKIKVPLDDKYKLFKDFLVEEAKKLK; the protein is encoded by the exons ATGGGCAACTCTGGCAGCAGCAGCAAAATTAAG GTCCAGCCCCAGAAGCGCGGCGTCCCTTCAAGCAAGGAGGAACTCGAGGAATGGATGGCTGCCGAAAATTTTTCCCGCCTTCCCGCACCACGTGGACAAGAGGCTTTCTTTAA GTTTCTACGAGGCGGCTCTTATGATGAGCGTGTTGATATCATTGATGTCCCAGTGACAGCCTATGGTATGGACAATGCAGCTCGAGGCTACCAGTTCTGGCTCAAGACAGAGGGTGTTAACCTGAAGAGTCTGTTTGAAACTTATATCGTCGAGGAGGACACCAAGCTAGATGAAGCCACCGAACCTTATGGcgaattggagaagaagaaggagaaagcaggCGAGGTGGACGACTATGTCAAAGTCTTGAAGGCGAAGATCAAAGTCCCATTAGATGATAAATATAAGTTATTTAAGGATTTCTTAGTAGAAGAGGCCAAGAAACTAAAATAG
- the LOC113821538 gene encoding uncharacterized protein isoform X3 has translation MSAIKNFFKRDKVQPQKRGVPSSKEELEEWMAAENFSRLPAPRGQEAFFKFLRGGSYDERVDIIDVPVTAYGMDNAARGYQFWLKTEGVNLKSLFETYIVEEDTKLDEATEPYGELEKKKEKAGEVDDYVKVLKAKIKVPLDDKYKLFKDFLVEEAKKLK, from the exons ATGTCTGCTATTAAGAATTTTTTCAAGAGGGACAAG GTCCAGCCCCAGAAGCGCGGCGTCCCTTCAAGCAAGGAGGAACTCGAGGAATGGATGGCTGCCGAAAATTTTTCCCGCCTTCCCGCACCACGTGGACAAGAGGCTTTCTTTAA GTTTCTACGAGGCGGCTCTTATGATGAGCGTGTTGATATCATTGATGTCCCAGTGACAGCCTATGGTATGGACAATGCAGCTCGAGGCTACCAGTTCTGGCTCAAGACAGAGGGTGTTAACCTGAAGAGTCTGTTTGAAACTTATATCGTCGAGGAGGACACCAAGCTAGATGAAGCCACCGAACCTTATGGcgaattggagaagaagaaggagaaagcaggCGAGGTGGACGACTATGTCAAAGTCTTGAAGGCGAAGATCAAAGTCCCATTAGATGATAAATATAAGTTATTTAAGGATTTCTTAGTAGAAGAGGCCAAGAAACTAAAATAG
- the LOC113821538 gene encoding uncharacterized protein isoform X1, giving the protein MSLPDWCCRRPSVSSQGSSGSQPFWAAKVQPQKRGVPSSKEELEEWMAAENFSRLPAPRGQEAFFKFLRGGSYDERVDIIDVPVTAYGMDNAARGYQFWLKTEGVNLKSLFETYIVEEDTKLDEATEPYGELEKKKEKAGEVDDYVKVLKAKIKVPLDDKYKLFKDFLVEEAKKLK; this is encoded by the exons atgtCTCTGCCCGACTGGTGCTGCCGTCGGCCCTCCGTCAGCAGCCAGGGCAGCAGTGGTTCTCAGCCCTTCTGGGCGGCGAAG GTCCAGCCCCAGAAGCGCGGCGTCCCTTCAAGCAAGGAGGAACTCGAGGAATGGATGGCTGCCGAAAATTTTTCCCGCCTTCCCGCACCACGTGGACAAGAGGCTTTCTTTAA GTTTCTACGAGGCGGCTCTTATGATGAGCGTGTTGATATCATTGATGTCCCAGTGACAGCCTATGGTATGGACAATGCAGCTCGAGGCTACCAGTTCTGGCTCAAGACAGAGGGTGTTAACCTGAAGAGTCTGTTTGAAACTTATATCGTCGAGGAGGACACCAAGCTAGATGAAGCCACCGAACCTTATGGcgaattggagaagaagaaggagaaagcaggCGAGGTGGACGACTATGTCAAAGTCTTGAAGGCGAAGATCAAAGTCCCATTAGATGATAAATATAAGTTATTTAAGGATTTCTTAGTAGAAGAGGCCAAGAAACTAAAATAG
- the LOC113821538 gene encoding uncharacterized protein isoform X2, translating into MDCESLVPDADSEAGEEEMEVQPQKRGVPSSKEELEEWMAAENFSRLPAPRGQEAFFKFLRGGSYDERVDIIDVPVTAYGMDNAARGYQFWLKTEGVNLKSLFETYIVEEDTKLDEATEPYGELEKKKEKAGEVDDYVKVLKAKIKVPLDDKYKLFKDFLVEEAKKLK; encoded by the exons ATGGATTGCGAGTCGCTGGTTCCAGACGCGGATtcggaggcgggagaggaggagatggag GTCCAGCCCCAGAAGCGCGGCGTCCCTTCAAGCAAGGAGGAACTCGAGGAATGGATGGCTGCCGAAAATTTTTCCCGCCTTCCCGCACCACGTGGACAAGAGGCTTTCTTTAA GTTTCTACGAGGCGGCTCTTATGATGAGCGTGTTGATATCATTGATGTCCCAGTGACAGCCTATGGTATGGACAATGCAGCTCGAGGCTACCAGTTCTGGCTCAAGACAGAGGGTGTTAACCTGAAGAGTCTGTTTGAAACTTATATCGTCGAGGAGGACACCAAGCTAGATGAAGCCACCGAACCTTATGGcgaattggagaagaagaaggagaaagcaggCGAGGTGGACGACTATGTCAAAGTCTTGAAGGCGAAGATCAAAGTCCCATTAGATGATAAATATAAGTTATTTAAGGATTTCTTAGTAGAAGAGGCCAAGAAACTAAAATAG